From Nicotiana tabacum cultivar K326 chromosome 22, ASM71507v2, whole genome shotgun sequence, one genomic window encodes:
- the LOC107781064 gene encoding tetrahydroberberine oxidase-like, translating to MKISWFSFLLVLLVVFSSTSWAASADTHEQFLQCLSRSNQTSIYTPNNSSYSSILQFSIQNLRFNTTGTPKPLVIVTPVSESEVQRVILCAKETGMHVRVRGAGHDYEGLSYVSEVPFAIVDLINLRTITVNAEDKSAWVEAGSTIGELYYKIAEKSKTLGFPAGVCPTVGVGGHFSGGGYGVMLRKYGLAADNIVDARLIDANGRILDRDSMGEDLFWAIRGGGGNSFGLVLAWKIKLVDVPEKVTVFTLDKTLEQNATKLVHKWQYVASRFHEDLFIRILISRVNSSEGGNNKQTVVASFNSIFLGGVDRLLHIMQESFPELGLKREDCIEMSWIESILYFAGFPRGESLDVLRSRVQLSTRYFKAKSDYVQKPIPEGGFEGLWRLFFEDEAKGAQVILSPYGGKMDEIAASAIPFPHRAGNLYKIQHLAYWDEEGEEVAERHISWIRRLYSYMAPFVSKFPRAAYINYRDLDIGVNNVKGYTSYVQAKVWGIKYFKNNFDRLVHVKTKVDPSNFFRNEQSIPSLTWKNKGE from the coding sequence ATGAAGATTTCttggttttcctttcttttagtaCTACTTGTTGTTTTTTCATCAACTTCATGGGCAGCTTCAGCTGATACTCATGAACAATTCCTCCAATGCTTATCTCGCAGTAACCAAACCTCTATTTACACCCCAAATAACTCTTCTTATTCATCAATCCTTCAGTTCTCCATTCAAAACCTAAGGTTCAACACCACTGGAACTCCTAAACCTCTTGTGATTGTCACCCCTGTAAGTGAATCCGAGGTCCAACGAGTCATTCTTTGTGCTAAGGAAACTGGGATGCACGTTAGGGTTCGAGGTGCAGGACATGATTACGAGGGACTTTCTTATGTATCTGAAGTTCCATTTGCCATAGTTGATCTAATCAACCTTAGAACAATCACTGTTAATGCTGAGGACAAGAGTGCATGGGTTGAAGCTGGATCCACTATTGGCGAACTCTATTATAAAATCGCGGAGAAAAGCAAAACCCTAGGGTTTCCAGCTGGTGTTTGTCCTACAGTTGGTGTTGGTGGACATTTTAGTGGAGGTGGTTATGGTGTTATGTTGAGAAAATATGGTCTCGCCGCAGATAACATTGTAGATGCACGGTTGATCGACGCGAATGGAAGAATTCTTGATAGGGATTCAATGGGGGAAGATCTCTTTTGGGCAATTAGAGGAGGTGGAGGTAATAGCTTTGGACTTGTTCTTGCATGGAAGATCAAATTAGTTGATGTTCCTGAGAAAGTAACTGTTTTTACCCTTGACAAGACCTTGGAACAAAATGCAACAAAGCTTGTTCATAAGTGGCAATATGTTGCTTCAAGATTCCATGAAGATTTGTTCATTAGGATCTTGATTAGTAGAGTGAATTCAAGTGAAGGAGGCAATAATAAACAAACAGTGGTAGCTTCATTCAACTCCATATTCCTCGGTGGAGTCGATCGATTACTTCACATCATGCAAGAAAGCTTCCCTGAATTAGGGTTAAAAAGAGAAGATTGCATTGAAATGAGCTGGATAGAGTCTATATTGTACTTTGCAGGATTTCCAAGAGGTGAATCTCTTGATGTATTGCGAAGTAGGGTTCAACTCTCAACGCGATACTTCAAGGCAAAATCAGACTACGTGCAGAAGCCAATCCCCGAGGGAGGTTTCGAAGGATTATGGAGATTGTTCTTTGAAGATGAAGCTAAAGGGGCACAAGTGATCTTGAGTCCATATGGTGGGAAAATGGATGAGATTGCAGCATCTGCTATTCCATTCCCCCATAGAgctgggaatttgtacaaaatcCAACATTTGGCGTATTGggatgaagaaggagaagaagttgCTGAAAGGCATATAAGTTGGATAAGAAGGCTTTATTCTTACATGGCTCCTTTTGTTTCTAAGTTTCCTAGAGCTGCTTATATCAACTATAGGGATCTTGATATTGGAGTGAACAATGTCAAGGGATATACAAGCTATGTGCAAGCTAAAGTTTGGGGGAttaagtatttcaaaaataactttgataGATTGGTTCATGTGAAGACTAAGGTGGATCCTTCAAACTTCTTTAGGAATGAACAAAGCATTCCTTCTCTTACTTGGAAGAACAAAGGCGAATGA